A single region of the Epinephelus moara isolate mb chromosome 16, YSFRI_EMoa_1.0, whole genome shotgun sequence genome encodes:
- the kcna10a gene encoding potassium voltage-gated channel subfamily A member 10 yields MEVALVDFESLDELDGDLDEVDTYADETTALTVDMPPEHSSPCSNYLIRGSQLPSTPVPSRMWESTSSSPISHMQTQTLGVPQSPTMPTPSRQGRSSCTSMISNWKLLLNSEGTKESEKIFSRLAKECCEDLFVDKRGLDDGDQKVIINIAGLRFETQLKTLDQFPETLLGDPLKRMDYFDPMRNEYFFDRNRPSFDGILYYYQSGGKIRRPANVPLDVFADEIVFYELGSEAMEQFREDEGFIKDVDIPLPNNDVYRQFWLLFEYPESSNAARGVALVSVFVIVISIIIFCMETLPEFRDDTDPVVPTAIKPFNQSRFYSSVAPSAAKPTTFSDPFFFIETACIAWFFFELCVRFLVCPSKKEFFHNLMNIIDVVSIIPYFVTVVTELVTTPQESSGQNMSLAILRIIRLVRVFRIFKLSRHSKGLQILGQTLKASMRELGLLIFFLFIGVILFSSAIYFAEVDEPNTQFVSIPDGFWWAVVTMTTVGYGDMCPITMGGKMVGTLCAIAGVLTIALPVPVIVSNFNYFYHRETEAEDKLPLADAVEQAMKTETDSKEGSNTSLNKANGIWQTDKGK; encoded by the coding sequence ATGGAGGTGGCCCTGGTAGACTTTGAGAGCCTGGATGAGCTCGACGGGGATCTTGATGAGGTGGACACCTACGCTGATGAGACCACAGCTCTCACGGTGGACATGCCCCCAGAGCACAGCAGCCCATGCAGCAACTACCTTATCCGAGGCTCTCAGCTCCCCTCTACGCCCGTGCCCTCCCGCATGTGGGAATCCACCTCATCTTCGCCCAtttcacacatgcagacacagacactCGGAGTACCCCAGTCCCCAACCATGCCAACTCCGAGCAGACAGGGGCGCAGCAGCTGCACCAGTATGATCTCCAACTGGAAACTACTGCTAAACAGTGAGGGCACGAAGGAGAGTGAGAAGATCTTCAGCCGGCTCGCTAAGGAGTGCTGCGAGGATCTGTTTGTAGATAAACGAGGCCTGGATGACGGAGACCAGAAAGTCATCATCAACATCGCAGGCCTTCGTTTTGAAACGCAGCTCAAAACTTTGGACCAGTTTCCTGAGACACTGCTAGGAGACCCTTTGAAGAGGATGGACTACTTCGATCCGATGAGGAACGAGTACTTCTTTGATCGGAACCGGCCCAGCTTTGACGGCATCTTGTATTACTACCAGTCAGGGGGTAAGATCAGACGTCCAGCTAACGTTCCCCTGGATGTGTTTGCAGATGAAATTGTGTTCTATGAACTTGGAAGTGAGGCCATGGAGCAGTTCAGAGAAGACGAAGGATTCATAAAGGATGTCGATATCCCTCTACCTAATAATGATGTGTACAGGCAATTCTGGCTGCTGTTTGAGTACCCAGAGAGCTCAAATGCAGCCCGAGGTGTAGCACTGgtgtctgtttttgtcattgtcaTATCCATCATTATTTTCTGTATGGAAACGCTGCCAGAATTCAGAGATGACACCGACCCAGTTGTGCCCACAGCGATAAAGCCTTTCAACCAGTCTAGATTTTACAGTTCTGTGGCTCCATCTGCTGCAAAGCCCACAACTTTCTCTGATCCCTTCTTCTTCATCGAGACTGCCTGCATTGCTTGGTTCTTCTTTGAGCTGTGTGTGAGGTTTCTGGTCTGTCCTAGCAAAAAGGAGTTTTTCCACAACCTCATGAACATCATTGATGTTGTATCCATCATCCCTTATTTTGTTACCGTGGTTACAGAACTGGTCACGACACCACAAGAGAGCTCAGGACAGAACATGTCTTTGGCCATTCTGCGTATCATCCGTCTGGTCAGGGTGTTCCGTATTTTCAAACTCTCTCGTCACTCCAAGGGGCTGCAGATCCTGGGACAGACTCTGAAGGCCAGCATGCGCGAGCTCGGCTTGCTCATCTTTTTCCTCTTCATCGGAGTCATCCTCTTCTCCAGCGCTATCTACTTTGCAGAGGTAGACGAGCCTAACACGCAGTTTGTCAGCATACCTGATGGCTTCTGGTGGGCTGTGGTTACCATGACCACTGTAGGCTACGGGGACATGTGTCCCATCACCATGGGGGGTAAAATGGTCGGCACGTTGTGTGCCATTGCAGGTGTGCTGACCATTGCTTTGCCTGTTCCCGTCATTGTATCAAACTTCAATTACTTCTACCATAGAGAGACGGAGGCAGAGGACAAGTTGCCCTTGGCAGATGCTGTTGAACAAGCCATGAAGACTGAAACAGACAGCAAAGAGGGCAGCAACACCTCGCTCAATAAAGCCAATGGAATCTGGCAGACTGACAAGGGGAAATAA